A section of the Malaclemys terrapin pileata isolate rMalTer1 chromosome 15, rMalTer1.hap1, whole genome shotgun sequence genome encodes:
- the KDM6B gene encoding LOW QUALITY PROTEIN: lysine-specific demethylase 6B (The sequence of the model RefSeq protein was modified relative to this genomic sequence to represent the inferred CDS: deleted 1 base in 1 codon), with amino-acid sequence MHRTVEQLGGRAGRDPFALSSLSCGGAWNPGHSRPWLPGGRCSASIGQSQLPPHLPTPHGTNIGHPNKPYFPSGSSAPRPLHGKLEAIHGCVQALLRDPVQPQLWEQLGQVYESEQDWEEAVRCYQNAARYQRDYGNYSEISARIGRLQQAQLWNFHSGSSHHRSKALPPLQQVWNLLHLEKRNFSAKRSPQLKRPAPPMEPPVVQPIPPAQHPPHPGHSDELPSPMKRRRSASPEQSGNVAGQPPSGTPHYQLPKPGLWNPLHGDTWGPERKNVAAPERQEPRNSVAHPFPYPAPAYGSHPPPHRLPPGPRPSGESLGSQARSTGSDLRASRVPRGRPDPSTSPASVTCVPYTPRPPPAGPSTSKTLRREPGPSLVPDRYQTPAPSSPAPESVECPPPGPAPRPSSSRPCAPPPPSSASRGPPDPGPAPPPLPWLKGPGVRDQGEGAAGGDPLDEILFGCGGEPQLGPCDSAGPRGGFQDSTTSSQGSKGAGAPRREGEPSPPPPPTPSPPPPTYHCAFAKQEPPGPPDFWLETPPREARPLEGGEGVPKSSPGPPNTSGHFRPQPSPPPPPPRASYPKTLPPEPGPPPEMPPGAARRLFDFPGPPLEDQFEEPPEFSKILPDGLANIMKMLDESIRREEEEREAGPPPGFPPPPAPLLPGPPPLARPKPPPAPPFEYPKPEPPRLYPFGKREEAGKGPPSTASLLRSLASVLEGQKHAYRPKPPAAAKKPPAPPPPLPPASSSPYSTSSQAWAGGARGEEPAGASPEPRAPKTESEVLEEISRACETLVEQAGREPSPAPRPPTPPATPPRRPEKEHRRHRRAGKDGRRHRREGKAPKEKNRQVLGNLDPQRTDCQARENGAQGEAGRASKPSPPAASQSERRPPTRKEEGPGPASVCPADLLKLRSFTEGPPKELKIRLIKVESGDKETFIASEVEERRLPLAELTIAHSAADVVRASKHAKVKGKFKESYLSAAQSVKPLINAEEKLPREKLNPPTPSIYLESKRDAFSPVLLQFCTDPKNPITVIRGLAGSLRLNLGLFSTKTLVEASGEHAVEVRTQVQQPSDENWDLSGTRQVWPCESSRSHTTIAKYAQYQASSFQESLQEEKESDEDDTEEPDSTTETPPSSNADQKSHQIIKFGTNIDLSDAKRWKPQLQELLKLPAFMRVTSTGNMLSHVGHTILGMNTVQLYMKVPGSRTPGHQENNNFCSVNINIGPGDCEWFAVHEHYWETISAFCDRHGVDYLTGSWWPILEDLYKSNIPVYRFIQRPGDLVWINAGTVHWVQATGWCNNIAWNVGPLTAYQYQLALERYEWNEVKNVKSIVPMIHVSWNVARTVKISDPDLYKMIKYCLMQSIKHCQVLRETLVRSGKKIAYQGRVKDEPAYYCNECDVSAGAARGGPPAAASYWPAPLAPAGH; translated from the exons ATGCATCGCACCGTGGAACagctggggggccgggccggacggGATCCCTTTGCTCTCAGCAGCCTGAGCTGCGGCGGGGCCTGGAACCCCGGCCACTCCCGCCCATGGCTCCCGGGCGGCAG gTGCTCTGCCAGCATCGGACAGTCTCAGCTGCCCCCACATCTCCCAACACCTCATGGCACTAATATCGGGCACCCCAACAAACCCTATTTCCCCTCTGG GAGTTCTGCCCCCCGGCCCCTGCATGGCAAGCTGGAGGCCATCCACGGCTGCGTGCAGGCCCTGCTGCGGGACCCagtgcagccacagctgtgggagcAGCTGGGGCAGGTCTACGAGTCGGAGCAGGACTGGGAGGAGGCCGTGCGGTGCTACCAGAATGCGGCCCGCTACCAGCGCGACTATGGGAACTACAGCGAGATCAGCGCCCGCATCGGGCGCCTGCAGCAG GCTCAGCTGTGGAATTTCCACTCGGGTTCGTCCCATCACCGGagcaaggccctgccccccctgcagCAGGTGTGGAACCTCCTGCACCTCGAG aaGCGGAATTTCTCAGCCAAGCGCAGCCCCCAGCTGAAGCGGCCGGCGCCCCCCATGGAGCCCCCCGTGGTGCAGCCCatcccccctgcccagcacccaccccaccccgggcacAGCGATGAGCTGCCCAGCcccatgaagaggaggaggagcgcCAGCCCTGAGCAG AGCGGGAACGTGGCCGGACagcccccctcggggaccccccacTACCAGCTGCCCAAGCCCGGACTGTGGAACCCCCTCCATGGCGACACATGGGGGCCCGAGCGCAAGAACGTGGCTGCGCCGGAGAGACAG GAGCCGAGGAATTCGGTCGCCCACCCCTTCCCGTACCCGGCTCCCGCCTACGGCTCGcacccacccccacaccgcctgccccctggcccccgcCCCTCTGGAGAGAGCCTCGGCAGCCAGGCCCGCTCCACTGGAAGTGACCTTAGAGCCAGCCGAGTTCCCCGGGGGCGGCCGGACCCCAGCACCTCACCAGCCAGCGTCACCTGCGTGCCTTACACCCCGCGGCCCCCCCCGGCCGGCCCCTCCACCAGCAAGACCCTGCGGCGGGAGCCGGGCCCCAGCTTG GTTCCTGACCGTTACCAAACCCCAGCGCCGTCCAGCCCGGCCCCGGAGAGTGTGGAGTGCCCGCCCCCCGGTCCTGCCCCCCGGCCCTCCTCCAGCCGGCcctgcgcccccccgcccccctcctccgCCAGCCGGGGGCCCCCCGAtccgggccctgccccgccccccctgccctggctgAAGGGCCCAGGCGTCCGGGACCAGGGGGAGGGTGCGGCCGGGGGGGACCCCCTGGACGAGATCCTGttcgggtgtgggggggagccccagctgggtCCCTGCGACTCGGCCGGGCCCCGGGGGGGCTTCCAAGATTCCACCACCAGCAGCCAGGggagtaagggggccggggcgcCCCGGCGGGAGGGcgaacccagccccccaccgccccccaccccctccccgcccccgcccaccTACCACTGCGCCTTTGCCAAGCAggagccccccggc ccccccgacTTCTGGCTGGAGACGCCCCCCCGCGAAGCTCGGCCGctggagggcggggagggggtccccaagtcctcccccggccccccaaaTACCTCAGGACACTTCAGGCCccagccgagccccccgcccccaccgcccagggcctcCTACCCAAAGACGCTGCCTCCAGAGCCGGGGCCCCCCCCGGAAATGCCCCCCGGGGCGGCCCGGCGCCTCTTCGACTTCCCCGGCCCCCCCCTGGAGGACCAGTTCGAGGAGCCCCCCGAGTTCTCCAAGATCCTGCCCGACGGCTTGGCCAACATCATGAAGATGCTGGACGAGTCGATCcggcgggaggaggaggaacggGAGGCCGGGCCCCCTCCCGgcttcccgccccctcccgccccgctccTGCCCGGCCCGCCCCCCCTGGCCAGACCAAAGCCACCGCCGGCCCCCCCGTTCGAGTACCCCAAGCCGGAGCCGCCCCGGCTCTATCCCTTCGGCAagcgggaggaggcagggaagggccCGCCCAGCACGGCCAGCCTCCTGCGGTCGCTGGCCAGCGTGCTGGAGGGGCAGAAACATGCTTACCGGCCCAAGCCCCCCGCCGCGGCGAAgaagcccccggccccgccgccgcCACTGCCACCGGCGTCTTCCTCGCCGTATTCTACCTCAAGCCAGGCCTGGGCTGGGGGCGCCCGGGGCGAGGAGCCGGCGGGGGCCtcgccggagccccgggcccccaAGACGGAGTCAGAGGTGCTGGAAGAAATCAGCCGGGCCTGCGAGACCCTGGTGGAGCAGGCGGGgcgggagcccagcccagccccccggccgcccacgcccccagccaCGCCGCCACGCCGGCCGGAGAAGGAGCACCGGCGGCACCGGCGGGCGGGCAAGGACGGGCGGCGGCACCGGCGGGAGGGCAAAGCCCCCAAGGAGAAGAACCGGCAGGTGCTCGGCAACCTGGACCCGCAGCGCACGGACTGCCAGGCGCGGGAGAACGGTGCCCAGGGCGAGGCGGGCAGAGCCAGCAAGCCGTCCCCGCCCGCCGCCTCCCAGTCCGAGCGCCGCCCACCCACCCGCAAGGAGGAGGGCCCGGGCCCCGCCAGCGTGTGCCCAGCCGACCTGCTAAAGCTGCGCTCCTTCACTGAGGGGCCCCCCAAGGAACTCAAGATCCGGCTCATCAAGGTGGAGAGCGGGGACAAGGAAACCTTCATCGCCTCCGAGGTGGAGGAGCGGCGCCTCCCGCTGGCCGAGCTCACCATCGCCCACAGCGCCGCCGACGTGGTGCGGGCCAGCAA GCACGCCAAGGTGAAGGGGAAGTTCAAGGAGTCGTATCTGTCGGCCGCCCAGTCCGTCAAACCCCTCATCAACGCCGAGGAGAAGCTGCCCCGAGAGAAACTCAACCCCCCCACGCCCAGCATCTAC CTGGAGAGCAAACGCGACGCCTTCTCGCCCGTCCTGCTGCAGTTCTGCACCGACCCCAAGAACCCCATCACGGTCATCCGGGGGCTGGCCGGCTCCCTGCGCCTCA acctgGGCCTGTTCAGCACGAAGACTCTGGTGGAGGCCAGTGGGGAGCACGCCGTGGAGGTCCGCACCCAGGTGCAGCAGCCCTCAGACGAGAACTGGGACCTGTCGGGCACCCGCCAGGTGTGGCCGTGCGAGAGCAGCCGCTCGCACACCACCATCGCCAAGTACGCCCAGTACCAGGCCTCCTCCTTCCAGGAGTCGCTGCAG gaggaaaaggaaagtgaCGAGGATGACACCGAAGAACCCGACAGCACCACGGAGACGCCCCCCAG cagcaacGCGGACCAGAAATCCCACCAGATCATCAAATTCGGGACCAACATCGACCTGTCTGACGCCAAGCg GTGGAAGCCgcagctgcaggagctgctgaAGCTACCGGCCTTCATGCGGGTCACATCGACGGGCAACATGTTGAGTCACGTGGGTCACACCATCCTGGGCATGAACACGGTGCAGCTCTACATGAAAGTGCCAGGCAGCCGGACACCAG GCCACCAGGAGAACAACAACTTCTGCTCCGTGAACATCAACATCGGGCCAGGCGACTGCGAGTGGTTCGCGGTGCACGAGCATTACTGGGAGACCATCAGCGCCTTCTGCGACAG GCACGGCGTGGACTACTTGACGGGCTCCTGGTGGCCCATCCTGGAGGACCTGTACAAGTCGAACATCCCCGTGTACCGGTTCATCCAGCGCCCCGGGGACCTGGTGTGGATTAATGCAGGCACCGTGCACTGGGTGCAGGCCACGGGCTGGTGTAACAACATCGCCTGGAACGTCGGGCCCCTCACAG